One genomic segment of Caballeronia sp. TF1N1 includes these proteins:
- a CDS encoding MDR family MFS transporter, which translates to MPQARQTVRPLVIAAVMASMAMVAIEATIVSTAMPQIATQLGGLDLYSWVFSSFLLTQTALTVVFGKLADLYGRKPAVLVGIAIFLIGSVLAGFAWSMPAMIVFRLLQGVGAGAILPVVLTIVGDLYPAHERGKVQGYLASVWAVSAVLGPMVGGLLIRQFSWAWIFWINVPIGFLAALLFVMFLHEEKRHGRPSIDFAGAFFFTAAVAALMMALTDAGHASNTRVAVEVAVLIASAFLFVWQERRAADPMINFGLWAHRPIAAGNAATLLAGMAMMGLTTFLPMYVQGVMHRSPVEAGFTLTMMMVGWPSGATFTSRTFARIGLRRLLIGGAFFIPLGSLPFVFLNPDMSPVWAGIGSAVVGFGMGVTSVSCLILIQEIVKPHERGSATASNLFARNLGNTLGAAVFGAVQNYGLTHVTGMPAVHADQLKRLLTSVPGDFASNNEIRLALHHALHLTFTAMFFVALGAVVSMLFMPAVKISPRRETVLSPVHE; encoded by the coding sequence ATGCCACAAGCCAGACAAACCGTTCGTCCGCTCGTCATTGCCGCCGTGATGGCGTCGATGGCAATGGTCGCGATCGAGGCCACCATCGTCTCCACCGCGATGCCGCAAATCGCCACGCAACTCGGCGGTCTCGATCTCTACAGCTGGGTTTTCTCGTCGTTTCTGCTCACGCAGACTGCGCTTACCGTGGTGTTCGGCAAGCTCGCCGACCTTTATGGACGCAAGCCCGCGGTGCTCGTGGGCATCGCCATCTTCTTGATCGGCTCGGTGCTCGCGGGCTTTGCCTGGTCGATGCCCGCAATGATCGTGTTCCGCTTGCTGCAAGGCGTGGGCGCGGGCGCCATTTTGCCGGTGGTGCTGACTATCGTCGGCGACCTTTACCCGGCGCATGAACGCGGCAAGGTGCAGGGCTATTTGGCAAGCGTGTGGGCGGTATCGGCCGTGCTCGGACCCATGGTCGGCGGTCTGCTCATCCGGCAGTTCTCGTGGGCGTGGATCTTCTGGATCAACGTGCCGATCGGCTTTCTCGCCGCGCTGCTGTTCGTCATGTTTCTGCACGAAGAGAAACGCCACGGCCGCCCGTCGATCGACTTCGCTGGCGCGTTCTTTTTCACCGCCGCCGTCGCCGCGCTGATGATGGCCCTGACCGATGCCGGCCACGCCAGCAACACGCGTGTGGCCGTGGAAGTGGCGGTGCTGATTGCGAGCGCGTTCCTCTTCGTTTGGCAGGAACGCCGTGCCGCCGACCCGATGATCAACTTCGGCCTCTGGGCACATCGCCCGATTGCAGCGGGCAACGCGGCGACCCTGCTCGCCGGCATGGCGATGATGGGCCTCACCACTTTCCTGCCGATGTACGTGCAGGGCGTGATGCATCGCTCACCGGTCGAAGCCGGCTTCACGCTCACCATGATGATGGTCGGCTGGCCAAGCGGCGCCACGTTCACCTCGCGGACGTTCGCGCGCATCGGCCTGAGGCGGCTTCTGATCGGCGGCGCGTTCTTCATTCCGCTTGGCTCGCTGCCGTTCGTGTTCCTCAACCCGGACATGAGCCCGGTGTGGGCGGGAATCGGCTCGGCGGTCGTCGGCTTCGGCATGGGCGTGACGAGCGTCTCGTGCCTCATCCTGATTCAGGAGATCGTGAAGCCGCACGAACGCGGCAGCGCGACGGCATCCAATCTCTTTGCGCGCAATCTCGGCAACACGCTCGGCGCGGCGGTGTTCGGCGCGGTGCAGAACTACGGTCTAACGCATGTGACCGGCATGCCCGCCGTCCACGCGGATCAGTTGAAGCGTTTGTTGACGAGCGTGCCGGGCGACTTCGCAAGCAATAACGAGATCCGTCTTGCACTGCACCATGCGCTGCATCTGACTTTCACCGCGATGTTCTTCGTCGCGCTCGGCGCGGTCGTCTCCATGCTCTTCATGCCCGCCGTGAAGATCAGCCCACGGCGCGAAACCGTCCTCAGTCCTGTGCACGAGTGA
- a CDS encoding alpha-D-ribose 1-methylphosphonate 5-triphosphate diphosphatase, with product MLITNARIVTRNEEFTGTVRIEEGCIADVSPGNTATRDALNWDGDYLLPGFVELHTDNIEKHLAPRPGVLWNHEAAIIVHDAQVASAGITTVFDALGVGSRPEDGVRGRELQVRCAQSIGKFVERGLLRADHFLHLRCEVGTTDVVEVFDSLSAHPLFRLASVMDHTPGQRQWQDHEKWRKYQERHGKWSDEHANDVLAQLAEHQARYAAAHRADIVARCQRLGISLASHDDTLIEHVEEAARDGIALAEFPTTLDAARAAREHGIATIMGAPNVVRGGSHSGNVSALELAREGLLDILSSDYVPSSLLIAVFDLVEKAGWTLPRAVATVSWAPAHAAGLADRGAIVTGLRADFVRVALADGLPVPRETYRNGQRVS from the coding sequence TACGAATGCGCGCATCGTCACGCGCAACGAGGAATTCACGGGCACGGTGCGCATCGAGGAGGGCTGTATCGCGGATGTATCGCCGGGAAATACGGCGACGCGCGATGCGTTGAACTGGGACGGCGACTATCTGCTGCCGGGCTTCGTCGAACTGCATACGGACAACATTGAAAAGCATCTCGCGCCGCGTCCCGGCGTGCTGTGGAATCACGAAGCGGCGATCATCGTGCATGACGCGCAAGTGGCTTCGGCCGGCATCACGACCGTGTTCGATGCGCTCGGTGTGGGCTCGCGTCCCGAAGACGGCGTGCGTGGCCGCGAACTTCAAGTGCGTTGCGCGCAGTCCATCGGCAAGTTCGTCGAACGCGGACTCTTGCGCGCCGATCACTTCCTGCACTTGCGTTGCGAAGTCGGCACGACGGACGTGGTCGAGGTATTCGATTCACTGAGCGCGCATCCGCTCTTCAGGCTCGCATCGGTGATGGACCATACGCCGGGTCAGCGCCAGTGGCAGGACCATGAAAAGTGGCGCAAGTATCAGGAACGTCACGGCAAGTGGAGCGACGAACACGCGAATGACGTGCTCGCGCAATTGGCCGAGCATCAGGCGCGTTACGCGGCGGCGCATCGTGCGGACATCGTCGCGCGTTGTCAGCGCTTGGGCATCTCGCTTGCAAGCCACGACGACACGCTCATCGAGCATGTGGAAGAAGCTGCGCGCGACGGCATTGCGCTCGCGGAATTCCCGACCACGCTCGATGCAGCCCGTGCCGCGCGCGAACATGGCATCGCCACGATCATGGGCGCGCCGAACGTCGTGCGTGGCGGCTCGCACTCGGGCAACGTGTCGGCGCTCGAACTCGCTCGCGAAGGGTTGCTCGACATCCTCTCGTCCGATTACGTGCCTTCGAGCCTGCTCATCGCGGTGTTCGATCTCGTCGAGAAGGCGGGATGGACCTTGCCGCGCGCGGTGGCCACGGTTTCTTGGGCACCCGCGCACGCGGCCGGACTCGCCGACCGTGGGGCCATCGTGACGGGCTTGCGCGCCGACTTCGTGCGCGTCGCGCTGGCGGACGGTCTGCCTGTGCCGCGCGAGACTTATCGCAACGGGCAGCGCGTTTCTTGA
- a CDS encoding metallophosphoesterase — protein MHYDIIGDIHGQARKLEALLTRLGYIERDGALRHPERTAIFVGDFIDRGPHQLETIDIVRSMVETGSALAVMGNHEFNAIAWYLRDPDQSDEYLRPRKGEIGEKNRHQHAAFLAEVEHKPRLHAEIIEWFFSLPLWLDLSELRVIHACWHPEFMSTLEPQLKPGRLLNDVTIISASRKGTEQYRSVEGLLKGVEVRLPSGCAFHDKSGVTRHEARIRWWDRTATTYHQAALVPPQTRKQLPDSDIPAEARIDYPTEKPIFVGHYWMTGKPEVLSPNVACVDYSAGKDGPLVAYRWSGESVLSSENFVLSS, from the coding sequence ATGCATTACGACATCATCGGGGACATTCACGGGCAAGCGCGCAAGCTCGAAGCGCTCCTGACACGTTTGGGTTATATCGAGCGTGATGGCGCCTTACGACACCCCGAGCGAACGGCCATATTCGTTGGCGATTTCATCGATCGTGGCCCGCATCAGTTGGAAACAATCGACATCGTTCGCTCCATGGTCGAGACCGGCAGCGCACTTGCCGTCATGGGAAACCACGAGTTCAACGCCATCGCCTGGTATCTGCGTGACCCGGATCAAAGTGACGAGTATCTGCGTCCGCGCAAGGGCGAGATTGGCGAGAAGAATCGGCATCAGCATGCCGCGTTTCTGGCTGAGGTGGAGCACAAGCCAAGGCTCCATGCGGAGATAATCGAATGGTTCTTCTCTTTGCCGCTATGGTTGGACCTGTCTGAGTTGCGCGTGATTCATGCTTGCTGGCACCCCGAGTTCATGTCGACGCTCGAGCCGCAACTGAAACCAGGACGCCTGCTCAATGATGTCACGATCATCTCGGCCAGCCGCAAAGGCACTGAGCAATATCGTTCGGTCGAAGGCTTGCTCAAAGGCGTCGAAGTTCGCCTTCCGTCCGGTTGCGCGTTTCACGACAAGTCGGGCGTTACTCGACACGAAGCTCGCATTCGATGGTGGGATCGAACGGCAACCACCTATCATCAAGCGGCGCTCGTGCCTCCTCAAACGCGAAAACAACTCCCTGATAGCGATATTCCTGCTGAAGCGAGGATCGACTATCCGACCGAGAAGCCGATCTTTGTCGGTCATTACTGGATGACGGGGAAGCCGGAAGTCTTGTCTCCGAATGTGGCATGCGTCGACTACAGCGCGGGTAAAGATGGGCCGCTCGTGGCTTATCGTTGGAGCGGGGAGTCGGTGTTGTCGTCCGAGAACTTCGTGCTGTCGAGTTGA
- a CDS encoding VOC family protein: protein MSTTQAAMPPFHLAFPVHSLASAREFYGDLLGCPEGRSSPDWVDFDFYGHQIVAHLAPEEVGHRTTSAVDGDAVPVRHFGVVLSIPQWEALAEKLRAANTRFIIEPHVRFKGEVGEQATMFFLDPSGNAVEIKAFANMASLFAK from the coding sequence ATGAGCACGACTCAGGCCGCCATGCCGCCTTTCCATCTGGCTTTCCCCGTTCACAGCCTTGCGTCCGCGCGCGAGTTTTATGGTGATCTACTCGGTTGTCCCGAAGGCCGCAGTTCACCGGACTGGGTCGATTTCGACTTTTACGGACATCAGATCGTCGCGCATTTGGCGCCCGAGGAAGTGGGTCATCGCACGACGAGCGCCGTAGATGGCGATGCCGTGCCGGTGCGTCACTTCGGCGTCGTGCTGTCGATCCCGCAGTGGGAAGCGTTGGCCGAGAAGCTGCGTGCGGCGAACACGCGTTTCATCATCGAACCGCATGTCCGTTTCAAGGGCGAAGTGGGCGAGCAGGCGACCATGTTTTTCCTCGACCCTTCGGGCAATGCGGTCGAGATCAAGGCGTTTGCCAATATGGCGTCGTTGTTTGCAAAGTAA
- a CDS encoding MFS transporter has protein sequence MSRSPAVNVQTFINEHPFSPFQWLIFVMCFVIVLLDGFDTAAIGFIAPSLVSEWQISRPALAPVLSAALFGLAAGALLSGPLSDRLGRRLMLLSSVLLFGVACFASAYSASLTQLTALRFVTGLGLGAAMPNAVTMMSEFCPDKRRATLINLMFCGFPLGAAFGGFLAAWMIPHFGWRSVLLLGGVAPLVLVVLLFISLPESVRYMVAKNKPAEKIRATLARISSAAANAGSFFMTETAPAVQGQGGVSVVLSRSYIVGSIMLWLAYFMGLVIFYASINWMPILLKESGLSPQRATLISALFPLGGVGAVLCGVLMDRFNPNRIIAACYALTAVSVYFIGQAVGNVGLLVLIVFLAGVLMNTAQSSMPALAASFYPTQGRGTGVAWMLGIGRFGGIAGSFLVAELTRLHFSFGGIFAVIGVAGLISAVALLIKQAAHPQAALPSDLKATEPVGH, from the coding sequence GTGAGCCGAAGTCCTGCTGTGAACGTGCAGACGTTCATCAACGAGCACCCGTTTTCGCCCTTCCAGTGGCTGATCTTCGTGATGTGCTTCGTCATCGTGCTGCTGGATGGTTTCGATACGGCGGCCATCGGATTCATCGCGCCATCGCTCGTATCCGAATGGCAGATCAGCCGGCCCGCGCTCGCGCCTGTTCTGAGCGCTGCGTTGTTCGGGCTCGCGGCGGGCGCGCTGCTTTCCGGGCCGTTGTCGGACCGGCTCGGACGACGGCTGATGCTGTTGTCCTCGGTACTGCTGTTCGGCGTGGCGTGCTTTGCATCGGCGTATTCGGCAAGCCTCACGCAACTCACGGCGTTGCGCTTCGTTACGGGCCTCGGCCTCGGCGCCGCCATGCCCAATGCCGTCACCATGATGAGCGAGTTCTGCCCGGACAAGCGCCGCGCGACGCTCATCAACCTGATGTTCTGCGGCTTTCCGCTGGGCGCGGCATTCGGCGGCTTTCTCGCGGCATGGATGATTCCGCATTTCGGCTGGCGCAGCGTGCTGCTGCTCGGTGGCGTGGCGCCGCTCGTGCTCGTCGTGCTGCTCTTCATCAGCCTACCGGAATCGGTGCGCTACATGGTCGCGAAGAACAAGCCGGCCGAGAAGATTCGTGCGACGCTTGCACGCATTTCATCGGCGGCGGCCAACGCAGGATCGTTCTTCATGACGGAGACGGCGCCCGCGGTGCAGGGGCAGGGCGGCGTGAGCGTGGTGTTGTCGCGCTCGTATATCGTCGGTTCGATCATGTTGTGGCTCGCATACTTCATGGGCCTCGTGATCTTCTATGCATCGATCAACTGGATGCCGATTCTCCTCAAGGAATCTGGCCTGAGTCCGCAGCGCGCGACGCTGATCTCCGCGTTGTTCCCGCTCGGCGGCGTGGGCGCTGTCTTGTGCGGCGTGTTGATGGACCGCTTCAACCCGAACCGCATCATTGCCGCGTGCTATGCGTTGACCGCGGTGAGCGTGTACTTCATCGGGCAGGCGGTGGGCAACGTGGGACTGCTCGTGCTGATCGTGTTCCTTGCTGGCGTGTTGATGAACACGGCGCAATCGTCGATGCCCGCGCTCGCGGCATCGTTTTATCCGACTCAGGGACGCGGCACCGGCGTGGCGTGGATGCTGGGCATCGGGCGCTTCGGCGGTATCGCGGGATCGTTTCTCGTGGCTGAACTGACGCGATTGCACTTCAGCTTCGGCGGCATCTTCGCGGTGATCGGCGTCGCGGGATTGATCTCGGCGGTGGCGTTGCTGATCAAGCAGGCCGCGCATCCGCAGGCCGCGTTGCCGAGCGATTTGAAGGCTACGGAGCCGGTCGGGCATTGA
- a CDS encoding PAS domain S-box protein — protein MTTLRTARPAGPASDKPNDSTIEDERYHTLVDAIEDCAIFMLDLNGCITTWNTGARKIKGYEAHEIIGQHLSRFYTADSVARGWPEYELKEAYATGRFEDEGWRVRKDGTRFWANVVITAARDTRGEIIGYAKYTRDLTAKRAEETKLRLSEERFRLLVESVSDYAICMLSPEGEIESWNMGAVRIKGYLPAEILGKHFSLFYSPEDIAANVPALQLQTTIRMGRIETEGWRVRKDGSLFWANVVITAVYDEHRTLRGFSQVTRDMSERKRLEQLEVSSRRISEFLATLAHELRNPLAPVRNAVGVMQMEADISPRLASCRDIIDRQTSHLGRLVDDLLDMGRITTGKIELRMARVGVTEIVERSMELVRPFTDDRAQSITTELPQEPIFVLGDGTRLVQVVQNLLNNASKFSPHGSSIHICVERERNALLLKVSDRGRGISQKGLTAIFDLFVQEDHYLNPGEAGLGIGLTLCRSIVEMHGGTISAASDGTGRGSTFTVRLPYAPADDVPIAGLLAAPAASGTLRIVVIDDNVDSADSLAMLLQMKGHEVRIAYHGTEGIDVIRHFPPALILLDLALPDIDGFAVLRSLRSQRLVGRAMIVAMTGFGQEGDKERSAQAGFDGHLVKPVDLQLLDEVVAKASKR, from the coding sequence ATGACTACCTTGCGCACTGCCAGGCCAGCAGGACCGGCGTCCGACAAGCCGAATGACTCGACTATCGAAGACGAGCGCTATCACACGCTTGTCGATGCCATCGAAGATTGCGCGATCTTCATGCTCGACCTCAATGGCTGCATCACGACCTGGAACACGGGCGCGCGCAAGATCAAAGGCTACGAGGCGCACGAGATCATCGGTCAGCATCTGTCGCGTTTCTATACGGCGGATTCCGTGGCGCGGGGCTGGCCCGAATACGAGCTGAAGGAGGCGTATGCCACCGGCCGTTTCGAGGACGAAGGCTGGCGTGTTCGCAAGGACGGCACGCGTTTCTGGGCCAATGTCGTCATCACGGCGGCGCGCGACACGCGTGGCGAGATCATCGGCTATGCAAAGTACACGCGCGATCTCACCGCGAAGCGCGCCGAGGAAACCAAGCTGCGGCTTTCCGAAGAACGCTTCCGCCTGCTCGTCGAAAGCGTGAGCGACTACGCCATTTGCATGCTGAGCCCGGAAGGCGAGATCGAAAGCTGGAACATGGGCGCGGTGCGTATCAAGGGATATCTGCCGGCGGAGATTCTCGGCAAGCACTTCTCCCTCTTCTATTCGCCCGAGGACATCGCCGCGAACGTGCCCGCATTGCAATTGCAGACCACCATTCGCATGGGGCGCATCGAGACCGAGGGCTGGCGCGTGCGCAAGGACGGGTCGCTGTTTTGGGCGAACGTGGTGATCACGGCGGTGTATGACGAGCACCGGACGCTGCGTGGCTTCTCCCAGGTCACGCGAGACATGAGCGAAAGAAAGCGACTGGAGCAACTCGAAGTATCGTCGCGACGCATCAGCGAGTTTCTCGCCACGCTCGCGCATGAGTTGCGCAATCCGCTCGCGCCCGTGCGCAATGCCGTCGGCGTGATGCAGATGGAAGCGGATATCTCGCCGAGACTCGCTTCGTGCCGCGACATCATCGACAGACAGACTTCGCATCTCGGCCGACTGGTCGACGATCTGCTGGACATGGGCCGTATCACCACCGGCAAGATCGAACTGCGCATGGCGCGCGTGGGCGTGACCGAGATCGTCGAACGCAGCATGGAACTCGTGCGCCCTTTCACCGACGACCGCGCGCAGAGCATCACCACCGAATTGCCGCAAGAGCCTATCTTCGTCTTGGGCGATGGCACGCGGCTCGTTCAGGTCGTGCAGAATCTGCTCAACAACGCATCGAAGTTTTCGCCGCACGGCAGCAGCATCCACATCTGCGTGGAACGCGAGCGCAACGCCTTGCTGCTGAAAGTGTCCGACCGCGGCCGTGGCATTTCGCAGAAGGGTTTGACGGCTATCTTCGATCTCTTCGTACAGGAAGATCATTACCTGAATCCGGGCGAAGCCGGGCTCGGCATTGGTCTCACGTTGTGCCGTTCCATCGTCGAAATGCACGGCGGCACCATCTCCGCCGCGAGCGACGGCACCGGTCGCGGCAGCACGTTCACCGTGCGATTGCCCTACGCGCCCGCCGACGATGTGCCCATTGCCGGTTTGCTGGCAGCGCCGGCCGCATCGGGGACATTGCGTATCGTTGTGATCGATGACAACGTCGATTCCGCCGACAGCCTCGCCATGCTGCTGCAGATGAAGGGGCACGAAGTGCGCATTGCATATCACGGCACGGAAGGTATCGACGTCATCCGGCATTTTCCGCCCGCGCTGATCCTGCTCGATCTGGCGTTGCCGGATATCGACGGCTTCGCGGTGCTGCGCTCGCTACGCTCGCAACGGCTCGTCGGCCGCGCGATGATCGTCGCAATGACGGGCTTCGGTCAGGAAGGCGACAAGGAACGTTCGGCGCAGGCGGGCTTCGACGGGCATCTGGTGAAGCCCGTGGACCTGCAATTGCTCGACGAGGTGGTGGCGAAGGCGAGTAAGCGCTGA
- a CDS encoding LysR family transcriptional regulator, producing the protein MLRELTTFIAVARHGTFAGAGAHIGLTQSAVSAQMQRLEAHLGFALFDRTGRSATLNKAGRRTLELADELMALYTRLAEPEGVDGRGGALSVGAIASAHAALLPDAIGAFRRVLPAWRIRLVPGVSLSLLAQVDAGETDMAVIIRPPFAIPSELRWRTLVAEPFVLLAPAAMKRAAWREVIETAPFIRYDRRSFGGRQVETFLRKQRIAVRDAIEVDELQGIAQMVARGLGVALLPVSDGIGPWPAGVVALGLGDDTFHREIGLVERSRKGRQDAAAQLADCIADAASRKPETPLPARKRARVKNSA; encoded by the coding sequence ATGCTGCGCGAACTCACTACTTTCATTGCGGTCGCGCGCCACGGCACCTTTGCCGGCGCGGGTGCGCACATCGGGCTTACGCAGTCGGCGGTGAGCGCGCAGATGCAGCGTCTCGAAGCGCATTTGGGCTTCGCCTTGTTCGACCGCACCGGACGCTCCGCCACGCTCAACAAGGCGGGCCGCCGCACGCTAGAACTTGCCGATGAACTCATGGCGCTTTATACGCGCCTCGCCGAACCCGAGGGCGTCGACGGGCGTGGCGGCGCGTTGTCGGTCGGCGCGATCGCATCGGCGCATGCGGCGCTGTTGCCCGATGCCATCGGCGCGTTCAGACGCGTGCTGCCCGCGTGGCGCATCCGGCTCGTGCCGGGCGTGTCGCTGTCGCTGCTCGCACAGGTCGATGCCGGCGAAACGGACATGGCCGTCATCATTCGTCCGCCGTTCGCGATACCTTCCGAATTGCGCTGGCGCACGCTCGTCGCCGAACCGTTCGTGTTGCTTGCGCCCGCCGCCATGAAGCGCGCCGCCTGGCGCGAAGTAATCGAGACGGCGCCGTTCATCCGTTACGACCGGCGTTCGTTCGGCGGACGGCAAGTGGAAACGTTCTTGCGCAAGCAACGCATCGCGGTGCGCGACGCCATCGAAGTGGACGAGTTGCAAGGCATCGCGCAAATGGTCGCGCGCGGCTTGGGCGTTGCGCTCTTGCCCGTATCCGATGGCATCGGCCCGTGGCCTGCCGGCGTCGTCGCGCTCGGTCTGGGCGACGACACGTTCCATCGCGAGATCGGGCTGGTCGAGCGTTCGCGCAAGGGACGGCAGGACGCGGCGGCACAACTCGCGGATTGCATCGCCGATGCGGCCAGTCGCAAGCCGGAAACGCCGCTTCCGGCTCGCAAGCGCGCGCGTGTAAAAAACAGCGCCTAA
- a CDS encoding FUSC family protein codes for MSDEQHTDTTDAAPLGLLRAGLAWLDRVDPGTHRRIKGLRLVTAYGLAAALGGLHDVTRDVPASVSVGMLAAAFALWASVSEARSARADSSRDLAVLCIAAALGALSFALFGPWLHEMGRGGAEFVLVTGAFLAGYLKRFGLLGAGVGSQFYIGQLVAYSMKLTPGDSWAITLALVIGMIAAIVPRVLSGPAEHPVVLPALASEPAYWRQQVSPALAMGLQAASGALVVALLNAAFGMAESAWAITACVYVVATSAVGTAQRVRRRIYGTLVGVPVGLICLPLAEHAPLFIWAMAALAMIVYAMALPERYDIACGAFAFTLIVTMAASGIHSIPLLAARAWETLLGGALGLIAAKLIFPLREVG; via the coding sequence ATGAGCGACGAGCAACACACTGACACCACTGACGCTGCACCCCTCGGCCTCTTGCGCGCGGGGCTTGCCTGGCTGGATCGCGTGGACCCGGGCACGCATCGGCGTATCAAGGGATTGCGGCTCGTGACCGCGTATGGGCTCGCGGCCGCGCTCGGCGGCTTGCACGACGTGACGCGCGACGTGCCTGCCAGCGTCTCCGTCGGCATGCTGGCCGCCGCCTTCGCGCTTTGGGCAAGCGTGTCAGAAGCGCGCAGCGCGCGCGCCGATTCGAGCCGCGATCTCGCCGTGTTGTGCATCGCGGCCGCGCTTGGCGCACTCAGCTTTGCGCTCTTCGGGCCGTGGCTGCACGAAATGGGGCGCGGCGGCGCGGAGTTCGTGCTCGTCACGGGCGCGTTCCTCGCGGGCTATCTCAAGCGTTTCGGCCTGCTCGGCGCGGGCGTCGGCTCACAGTTCTACATCGGTCAACTGGTCGCTTACTCGATGAAGCTGACACCGGGCGATTCATGGGCGATTACGCTCGCGCTCGTCATCGGCATGATCGCGGCAATCGTGCCGCGTGTGCTGAGCGGGCCGGCGGAGCATCCGGTGGTGTTGCCCGCGCTCGCGTCCGAGCCGGCTTACTGGCGGCAGCAGGTTTCTCCCGCGCTTGCCATGGGTCTGCAGGCGGCGAGCGGCGCGCTCGTCGTGGCGTTGTTGAACGCGGCGTTCGGTATGGCGGAATCGGCGTGGGCGATCACGGCCTGCGTCTACGTGGTTGCGACTTCGGCTGTCGGCACGGCACAGCGCGTGCGGCGGCGCATCTACGGCACGCTCGTGGGCGTGCCTGTCGGCCTCATTTGCCTGCCGCTTGCGGAACACGCGCCGCTCTTCATCTGGGCGATGGCCGCCCTCGCGATGATCGTCTACGCCATGGCGCTGCCCGAGCGCTATGACATTGCGTGCGGCGCTTTCGCCTTTACGCTCATCGTGACGATGGCCGCGAGCGGCATTCACTCGATACCGCTGCTCGCCGCGCGCGCGTGGGAGACGTTGCTGGGCGGCGCTCTTGGGCTCATTGCGGCGAAGTTGATCTTCCCGTTGCGCGAGGTCGGCTAA